Proteins from a genomic interval of Zingiber officinale cultivar Zhangliang chromosome 1B, Zo_v1.1, whole genome shotgun sequence:
- the LOC122042368 gene encoding SPX domain-containing protein 2-like: protein MPLLAVACSAPLTLSLSASPLPCHRYSPSPPRKQLLTFRELHCQKMYVPDTSLSLLDHGSLRFLPSLVAASVVFVSRYTIDAKSHPWGVTGKYFGDCNEEDTSNHAKYEELATKLWDLSEKMVNTNEQSVGIVKILKKYDKRTGALIRQPFIEKVLQQPFFTTDPLYKLVKECVAMLDHLFPSNNLSISAECDGQNGVPKPAQLGGRVPELEKIKYMQSLYMKSTVAALRSLKHIRSKSSTVKTD from the exons ATGCCGCTCCTTGCCGTGGCATGCTCCGCTCCTCTAACTCTAAGCCTCTCCGCCTCTCCTCTCCCTTGCCATCGCTACTCGCCGTCTCCACCGAGGAAGCAATTACTCACCTTCCGTGAACTCCACTGCCAGAAGATGTATGTTCCAGATACCTCT TTGAGCTTGCTGGATCATGGAAGCCTCAGATTCTTGCCTTCTCTAGTTGCTGCTTCAGTTGTCTTTGTTTCTAGATACACCATTGATGCAAAAAGCCATCCTTGG GGTGTGACTGGCAAGTACTTCGGCGATTGCAATGAGGAGGATACGAGTAACCATGCCAAGTATGAAGAACTAGCAACAAAGCTCTGGGATTTAAGCGAGAAGATGGTTAACACCAATGAgcaaagtgttg GTATAGTGAAAATACTGAAGAAGTATGACAAGAGAACAGGAGCACTTATCAGGCAGCCCTTCATCGAAAAGGTGCTGCAGCAGCCATTCTTTACAACTGATCCCCTATACAAACTCGTGAAGGAGTGTGTGGCTATGCTCGACCACCTTTTCCCTAGCAACAACCTGTCAATTTCAGCAGAATGCGACGGACAAAATGGAGTGCCAAAGCCGGCACAATTAGGTGGGAGGGTTCCGGAGTTGGAGAAGATTAAATATATGCAGAGCTTATACATGAAGAGCACCGTAGCAGCGCTGCGGTCCTTGAAACATATTAGGAGCAAAAGTTCAACAGTCAAAACAgattag